A part of Thermodesulfobacteriota bacterium genomic DNA contains:
- a CDS encoding caspase family protein, producing MKINNKNLFALIVTTIFALCSTSALSKQPPIDPSTIYVLAIGSCPPWQKIKAVCKNDVDLFASTLETNMGIPRGNIKKLIDSDATYKGVVKGFKWLTETVSENDSVIVYYNGHGMLLDLDGSQKE from the coding sequence ATGAAGATTAATAATAAAAATCTTTTCGCTCTTATTGTTACTACGATTTTTGCACTTTGTTCAACAAGTGCTCTTAGTAAACAACCCCCGATTGATCCCTCAACTATTTATGTGCTTGCAATTGGCTCGTGCCCGCCGTGGCAGAAAATTAAAGCTGTCTGCAAAAATGATGTGGACCTTTTTGCTTCAACATTGGAAACTAATATGGGAATCCCAAGAGGCAATATTAAAAAGCTGATTGACTCAGATGCTACGTATAAAGGAGTTGTTAAGGGATTTAAGTGGCTTACTGAAACAGTATCAGAAAATGATTCTGTAATTGTCTACTATAATGGCCACGGGATGCTTCTAGACTTAGATGGAAGTCAGAAAGAAG